Proteins encoded by one window of Streptomyces sp. LX-29:
- the glgP gene encoding alpha-glucan family phosphorylase, producing MKAIRRFSVRPVLPEPLRPLSDLARNLRWSWHPETRELFEAVDPEGWQATGGDPVRLLGTVSVPRLAALAGDRRFLRRLTAAADDLHDYLTGPRWYQSRACGAAPARELPSAIAYFSPEFGITAALPQYSGGLGILAGDHLKAASDLGVPLIGVGLLYRHGYFRQSLDREGWQQEHYPVLDPHELPLSPLREPDGRPAEVRLALPGGRLLRAHIWQAQVGRVPLLLLDSDVEENEPAERGVTDRLYGGGSEHRLQQEMLLGIGGVRAVRAYCRLTGHAAPEAFHTNEGHAGFLGLERIRELITDGAHFDAALAAVRAGTVFTTHTPVPAGIDRFDRELVARHFGDDGELPGIEVERVLALGMETYPGGEPNLFNMAVMGLRLAQRANGVSTLHGRVSREMFAGLWPGFDPEEVPITSVTNGVHAPSWVAPEVLRLGARQVGAARTEDALAVGDPAAGDRDRWDSVAGIPDAEIWELRRSLREQLVVEVRRRLYASWRQRGAGTAELGWVDQVLDPDVLTIGFARRVPSYKRLTLILRDRDRLLELLLHPERPVQLVVAGKAHPADDGGKRLIQELVRFADDPRVRHRIVFLPDYGMGLAQKLYPGCDVWLNNPLRPLEACGTSGMKAALNGCLNLSVLDGWWDEWYEPDFGWAIPTADGRGTDEHRRDDLEAAALYELLAERVAPRFYDRGAHGLPERWIDMVRRTLATLGPKVLAGRMVREYVERLYTPAAHAHRALDPSAARAFAAWKARVREAWPRVAVDHVEAGWSAAVSADPAAEGAAELGATLPLRVRVGLGGLDPGDVEVQVVAGRVGDDDRISDAQRVPLKPTAGPDTDGRWLYEGPLALDRTGPFGYTVRVLPAHRLLAEPAELGLVAEPFADSGEAAGMLMR from the coding sequence GTGAAGGCCATTCGTCGATTCAGCGTGCGTCCCGTCCTTCCGGAACCCCTACGACCGCTCAGCGACCTCGCGCGCAACCTGCGCTGGTCCTGGCACCCCGAGACCCGTGAGCTGTTCGAGGCCGTCGACCCCGAGGGCTGGCAGGCCACCGGCGGTGACCCGGTGCGACTGCTGGGCACGGTGTCCGTCCCGCGGCTGGCCGCCCTCGCCGGCGACCGCCGCTTCCTCCGCAGACTCACCGCCGCCGCCGACGATCTGCACGACTACCTCACCGGACCCCGCTGGTACCAGAGCCGGGCGTGCGGCGCGGCCCCGGCCCGTGAACTGCCCAGCGCCATCGCCTACTTCTCGCCCGAGTTCGGCATCACCGCCGCGCTGCCGCAGTACTCCGGCGGCCTGGGCATCCTGGCCGGCGACCACCTCAAGGCCGCCAGCGACCTGGGCGTCCCGCTCATCGGCGTCGGACTGCTCTACCGTCACGGCTACTTCCGGCAGTCCCTGGACCGCGAGGGCTGGCAGCAGGAGCACTACCCGGTGCTGGACCCGCACGAGCTGCCGCTGTCGCCGCTGCGCGAGCCCGACGGGCGCCCGGCCGAGGTGCGGCTGGCGCTGCCCGGTGGCCGACTGCTGCGGGCGCACATCTGGCAGGCCCAGGTCGGCCGGGTGCCGCTGCTGCTGTTGGACTCCGACGTGGAGGAGAACGAGCCCGCCGAGCGCGGTGTCACCGACCGGCTCTACGGGGGCGGCAGCGAGCACCGGCTCCAGCAGGAGATGCTGCTGGGCATCGGCGGGGTGCGCGCGGTGCGCGCGTACTGCCGGTTGACCGGCCACGCCGCGCCCGAGGCGTTCCACACCAACGAGGGCCACGCCGGCTTCCTCGGCCTGGAGCGCATCCGCGAACTGATCACCGACGGAGCCCACTTCGACGCCGCCCTGGCGGCGGTGCGCGCCGGGACCGTCTTCACCACCCACACCCCCGTCCCCGCCGGCATCGACCGCTTCGACCGGGAACTGGTCGCCCGGCACTTCGGCGACGACGGCGAGCTGCCCGGCATCGAGGTCGAGCGGGTGCTGGCGCTGGGCATGGAGACCTACCCGGGGGGTGAGCCCAACCTCTTCAACATGGCCGTGATGGGGCTGCGGCTGGCCCAGCGCGCCAACGGGGTCTCCACCCTGCACGGCCGGGTCAGCCGGGAGATGTTCGCCGGGCTCTGGCCGGGCTTCGACCCCGAGGAGGTGCCGATCACCTCGGTCACCAACGGGGTGCACGCGCCCAGCTGGGTGGCGCCGGAGGTGCTGCGGCTGGGCGCCCGGCAGGTCGGGGCGGCCCGCACCGAGGACGCGCTGGCCGTGGGCGACCCGGCGGCCGGCGACCGGGACCGCTGGGACTCGGTCGCCGGCATCCCGGACGCCGAGATCTGGGAGCTGCGCCGCTCGCTCCGGGAGCAGCTGGTGGTGGAGGTGCGCCGGCGGCTGTACGCGTCCTGGCGGCAGCGCGGCGCCGGCACCGCCGAACTCGGCTGGGTCGACCAGGTGCTGGATCCGGACGTGCTCACCATCGGCTTCGCCCGCCGGGTCCCCTCGTACAAGCGGCTCACCCTCATCCTGCGGGACCGGGACCGGCTGCTGGAGCTGCTGCTGCACCCGGAGCGCCCGGTGCAGCTGGTCGTGGCGGGGAAGGCGCACCCGGCCGACGACGGCGGAAAGCGGCTCATCCAGGAGCTGGTGCGGTTCGCCGACGACCCGCGGGTGCGGCACCGGATCGTCTTCCTTCCGGACTACGGCATGGGGCTGGCCCAGAAGCTCTACCCCGGCTGCGACGTGTGGCTGAACAACCCGCTGCGGCCGCTGGAGGCGTGCGGCACCTCCGGCATGAAGGCCGCGCTCAACGGCTGTCTGAACCTGTCGGTGCTGGACGGCTGGTGGGACGAGTGGTACGAACCCGACTTCGGCTGGGCCATCCCCACCGCCGACGGTCGCGGCACCGACGAGCACCGTCGCGACGACCTGGAGGCGGCGGCGCTGTACGAGCTGCTGGCCGAGCGGGTGGCGCCGCGCTTCTACGACCGCGGCGCCCACGGCCTGCCGGAGCGCTGGATCGACATGGTGCGCCGCACCCTCGCCACCCTCGGCCCCAAGGTGCTGGCCGGCCGCATGGTGCGGGAGTACGTGGAGCGGCTCTACACCCCGGCGGCCCACGCCCACCGGGCGCTGGACCCGTCCGCGGCGCGGGCGTTCGCGGCCTGGAAGGCGCGGGTGCGCGAGGCGTGGCCGCGGGTGGCGGTGGACCATGTGGAGGCCGGCTGGTCCGCGGCGGTCAGCGCGGACCCGGCCGCCGAGGGCGCGGCGGAGCTGGGTGCCACGCTCCCGTTGCGGGTCCGGGTCGGCCTCGGCGGGCTGGACCCGGGCGATGTGGAGGTGCAGGTGGTCGCCGGGCGGGTGGGCGACGACGACCGGATCAGCGACGCCCAGCGGGTGCCGCTGAAGCCGACCGCCGGCCCCGACACGGACGGCCGCTGGCTGTACGAGGGTCCGCTGGCCCTGGACCGCACCGGGCCCTTCGGCTACACGGTGCGGGTGCTGCCGGCGCACCGGCTGCTGGCCGAACCGGCGGAGCTGGGCCTGGTCGCCGAGCCCTTCGCGGACAGCGGCGAGGCGGCCGGGATGCTGATGCGTTGA
- a CDS encoding alpha-1,4-glucan--maltose-1-phosphate maltosyltransferase — MIGRIPVLDIRPLVDCGRRPAKAVVDETFQVSATVFREGHDAVGANVVLRDPAGRSGPWTPMRELAPGSDRWGADVTPDVEGHWTYTVEAWSHPIATWRHQAGIKIPAGLDTDLVLADGARLHERAAAGVPKSEGREAVLRAVDGLRDTHRPVADRLAAALAPEVVGALELHPLRELVTASRALPLRVERERALYGAWYEFFPRSEGARLVSGDAVGAGASAGGGESRAPVGAAVGADAEVPYAVGPDGAPNHGVPRAVGDGRPHLVSGTLRTAAERLPAIAAMGFDVVYLPPIHPIGTAYRKGPNNTLSAGPYDVGSPWAIGSADGGHDAIHPDLGTLEDFDHFVARARELRMEVALDFALQCSPDHPWVGKHPEWFHHRADGSIAYAENPPKKYQDIYPIAFDEDFRGIVQETERVLRHWMDHGVRIFRVDNPHTKPVAFWEKVIADINRTDPDVIFLAEAFTRPAMMHTLGAIGFQQSYTYFTWRNEKRELTEYLTELTGDAAASMRPNLFVNTPDILHAYLQHGGRPAFEVRAVLAATLSPTWGVYSGYELCENTPVRHGSEEYLDSEKYQLRPRDWAAAERAGRTIAPLITALNRLRRRHPALRQLRNLRFHQADNDAVLVYSKRTPAPREDCVLTVVNLDPHHTQEATVSLDMAELGLDWHESVPVRDELTGETYHWGRDNYVRLEPGRSMAPAHVLSLRPSSPIGGSPTP, encoded by the coding sequence ATGATCGGACGCATCCCCGTACTGGACATCCGCCCGCTCGTCGACTGCGGCCGACGCCCCGCCAAGGCGGTGGTCGACGAGACCTTCCAGGTCAGCGCCACGGTCTTCCGGGAGGGGCATGACGCGGTGGGCGCCAACGTGGTGCTTCGCGACCCGGCCGGGCGGTCCGGTCCCTGGACCCCGATGCGCGAACTGGCCCCGGGCAGCGACCGCTGGGGAGCCGACGTCACCCCGGACGTCGAGGGCCACTGGACCTACACCGTCGAGGCGTGGAGCCATCCGATCGCCACCTGGCGGCACCAGGCGGGCATCAAGATCCCGGCTGGGCTGGACACCGATCTGGTGCTCGCGGACGGCGCCCGGTTGCACGAGCGCGCCGCCGCCGGAGTGCCCAAGAGCGAGGGGCGGGAGGCGGTGCTGCGCGCCGTCGACGGGCTGCGCGACACGCACCGGCCGGTGGCCGACCGGCTGGCGGCCGCCCTCGCTCCCGAGGTGGTCGGCGCCCTGGAGCTGCATCCGCTGCGCGAGCTGGTCACCGCCTCACGCGCGCTCCCGCTGCGGGTCGAGCGGGAGCGCGCACTGTACGGGGCGTGGTACGAGTTCTTCCCGCGCTCGGAGGGGGCGCGCCTCGTCTCCGGGGACGCGGTCGGAGCGGGCGCGTCCGCCGGTGGCGGGGAGTCGAGAGCGCCGGTGGGCGCGGCGGTCGGGGCGGATGCCGAGGTCCCGTACGCCGTGGGGCCGGACGGCGCACCAAACCACGGGGTGCCCCGGGCCGTCGGCGACGGGCGGCCGCACCTGGTCAGCGGCACGCTGCGGACCGCCGCCGAGCGGCTGCCGGCGATCGCCGCGATGGGCTTCGACGTGGTCTACCTCCCGCCCATCCACCCCATCGGCACCGCCTACCGCAAGGGCCCCAACAACACGCTGTCCGCGGGGCCTTACGACGTCGGTTCGCCCTGGGCCATCGGCTCCGCCGACGGCGGGCACGACGCGATCCATCCGGACCTGGGCACCCTGGAGGACTTCGACCACTTCGTGGCGCGGGCGCGGGAGCTGCGCATGGAGGTGGCGCTGGACTTCGCCCTGCAGTGTTCGCCCGACCATCCGTGGGTCGGCAAGCATCCGGAGTGGTTCCACCACCGGGCCGACGGCAGCATCGCCTACGCGGAGAACCCGCCGAAGAAGTACCAGGACATCTATCCGATCGCCTTCGACGAGGACTTCCGCGGCATCGTGCAGGAGACGGAGCGGGTGCTACGGCACTGGATGGACCACGGGGTGCGCATCTTCCGGGTCGACAACCCGCACACCAAGCCCGTCGCCTTCTGGGAGAAGGTGATCGCGGACATCAACCGGACCGACCCCGACGTGATCTTCCTCGCGGAGGCGTTCACCCGGCCCGCGATGATGCACACCCTGGGCGCGATCGGCTTCCAGCAGTCGTACACGTACTTCACCTGGCGCAACGAGAAGCGGGAGCTGACCGAGTACCTGACGGAGCTGACCGGGGACGCAGCCGCCTCCATGCGGCCCAACCTCTTCGTGAACACCCCCGACATCCTGCACGCCTACCTCCAGCACGGCGGCCGCCCGGCCTTCGAGGTGCGCGCGGTGCTGGCCGCCACCCTCTCCCCCACCTGGGGCGTCTACTCGGGGTACGAGCTGTGCGAGAACACCCCGGTGCGACACGGCAGCGAGGAGTATCTGGACTCGGAGAAGTACCAGCTGCGACCGCGCGACTGGGCCGCGGCCGAGCGCGCGGGGCGAACGATCGCGCCGCTGATCACGGCGCTCAACCGACTGCGGCGTCGCCACCCCGCGCTGCGTCAGCTACGTAATCTGCGCTTCCACCAGGCGGACAACGACGCCGTCCTCGTCTACTCCAAGCGCACCCCGGCGCCCCGCGAGGACTGCGTGCTGACCGTGGTCAACCTCGACCCCCACCACACCCAGGAAGCCACGGTCTCGTTGGACATGGCGGAACTCGGCCTCGACTGGCATGAGTCCGTCCCGGTGCGCGACGAGCTCACCGGCGAGACCTACCACTGGGGCAGGGACAACTATGTGCGCCTTGAGCCGGGCCGATCGATGGCGCCCGCGCATGTGCTGTCCCTGCGACCGTCCTCACCGATCGGAGGGTCACCCACACCATGA
- the treS gene encoding maltose alpha-D-glucosyltransferase: protein MIVNEPVPDTFEDTPAKDRDPEWFKRAVFYEVLVRSFQDSNGDGIGDLKGLTAKLDYLQWLGVDCLWLPPFFASPLRDGGYDVSDYTAVLPEFGDLADFVEFVDAAHHRGMRVIIDFVMNHTSDQHPWFQESRSDPEGPYGDYYVWADDDKQYQDARIIFVDTEQSNWTFDPVRKQYYWHRFFSHQPDLNFENPAVQEEVMAALRFWLDLGIDGFRLDAVPYLYAQEGTNCENLPRTHELLKRVRAEIDAHYPDTVLLAEANQWPEDVVDYFGDYTKGGDECHMAFHFPVMPRIFMAVRRESRYPVSEILAKTPAIPAGCQWGIFLRNHDELTLEMVTDEERDYMYAEYAKDPRMRANIGIRRRLAPLLDNDRNQIELFTALLLSLPGSPILYYGDEIGMGDNIWLGDRDAVRTPMQWTPDRNAGFSSCDPGRLYLPTIMDPVYGYQVTNVEAAMSSPSSLLHWTRRMIEIRKQNPAFGLGSFTELPSSNPAVLAFLREYKDDLVLCVNNFSRFAQPTELDLRAFGGRNPVELIGGVRFPAIGELPYLLTLGGHGFYWFRLRR from the coding sequence ATGATCGTCAATGAGCCCGTCCCGGACACCTTCGAGGACACTCCCGCCAAGGACCGGGATCCCGAATGGTTCAAACGCGCCGTCTTCTACGAGGTGCTGGTGCGTTCGTTCCAGGACAGCAACGGCGACGGCATCGGCGACCTCAAAGGTCTGACGGCCAAGCTCGACTACCTGCAATGGCTGGGCGTCGACTGCCTGTGGCTGCCCCCGTTCTTCGCCTCCCCGCTGCGCGACGGCGGCTACGACGTGTCCGACTACACCGCCGTGCTGCCGGAGTTCGGTGACCTAGCCGACTTCGTGGAGTTCGTCGACGCCGCACACCACCGCGGCATGCGCGTCATCATCGACTTCGTCATGAACCACACCAGCGACCAGCACCCGTGGTTCCAGGAGTCCCGCTCCGACCCCGAGGGGCCGTACGGCGACTACTACGTCTGGGCCGACGACGACAAGCAGTACCAGGACGCTCGGATCATCTTCGTCGACACCGAGCAGTCCAACTGGACCTTCGACCCGGTACGCAAGCAGTACTACTGGCACCGCTTCTTCTCGCACCAGCCGGACCTCAACTTCGAGAACCCGGCCGTCCAGGAGGAGGTGATGGCCGCCCTGCGCTTCTGGCTGGACCTCGGGATCGACGGCTTCCGGCTGGACGCCGTCCCGTATCTGTACGCGCAGGAGGGCACCAACTGCGAGAACCTGCCGCGGACGCACGAGCTGCTGAAGCGGGTCCGCGCGGAGATCGACGCCCACTACCCGGACACCGTGCTGCTGGCCGAGGCCAACCAGTGGCCCGAGGACGTCGTCGACTACTTCGGCGACTACACCAAGGGCGGCGACGAGTGCCACATGGCCTTCCACTTCCCGGTCATGCCGCGCATCTTCATGGCGGTCCGGCGGGAATCCCGCTACCCGGTCTCGGAGATCCTCGCCAAGACCCCGGCCATCCCCGCCGGCTGCCAGTGGGGCATCTTCCTGCGCAACCACGACGAGCTGACGCTGGAGATGGTCACCGACGAAGAGCGCGACTACATGTACGCGGAGTACGCGAAGGATCCGCGGATGCGCGCCAACATCGGTATCCGCCGCCGACTGGCCCCGCTGCTGGACAACGACCGCAACCAGATCGAACTGTTCACCGCGCTGCTGCTCTCCCTGCCCGGCTCGCCGATCCTCTACTACGGCGACGAGATCGGCATGGGCGACAACATCTGGCTGGGCGACCGGGACGCGGTCCGCACCCCCATGCAGTGGACACCTGACCGCAACGCGGGCTTCTCCTCCTGCGACCCGGGGCGGCTGTACCTGCCGACCATCATGGACCCGGTCTACGGCTACCAGGTCACCAATGTCGAGGCGGCCATGAGCAGCCCGTCCTCGCTGCTCCACTGGACCCGGCGGATGATCGAGATCCGTAAGCAGAACCCGGCCTTCGGTCTGGGATCCTTCACCGAGCTGCCGTCCAGCAACCCGGCCGTCCTCGCGTTCTTGCGCGAGTACAAGGACGACCTGGTGCTGTGCGTGAACAACTTCTCGCGCTTCGCCCAGCCCACCGAGCTGGACCTGCGCGCCTTCGGCGGCCGCAACCCGGTCGAGCTGATCGGCGGCGTCCGTTTCCCGGCCATCGGTGAACTCCCGTACCTGCTGACCCTCGGCGGTCACGGCTTCTACTGGTTCCGCCTTCGCCGCTAG
- a CDS encoding phosphotransferase — MPEAPFARRTPHASAGVPHAAGAPGARAPAGLLPSLAPLLARWLPRQRWFAGKGRPITGFALVSAAELLPCAAGGATPGLLHLLVRAEQPGTPAGGPGADCYQILLGVRSTLPPLLAPALVGRPTGGPLDGQTVYEALYDPRLATLLLERLRVPGRLGPLRFAREPATSMPSVLTPRLITAEQSNSSVVYGEAYILKIFRRVSPGVNPDLELPLALARTGCARVPSPTAWFETVPAGADSAPFTLGVLQPYLAGSTDGWQLALRALARHADFAPAAHALGRATAEVHLAMAQALPTVILRRPQIDTLVAAMTERLNAAASAVPALHPYRAALRAAFDDLAGLGRAGHCWAAQRIHGDLHLGQVLRAADDGPWSLIDFEGEPSRPLAERRRPQPAVRDVAGMLRSFDYAAAVASRTRAAEQGGGAATAPRTGSRTGGGGTGEPGGRGDAPAAEWALRTRAAFCAGYAQASGADPRDAPELLRAYETDKAIYEVLYEARHRPDWLSVPMSAIRRLAGVPRTARGT; from the coding sequence ATGCCGGAAGCCCCCTTCGCCCGGAGGACACCGCACGCATCGGCGGGTGTGCCGCACGCCGCCGGTGCGCCGGGCGCCCGCGCCCCGGCTGGGCTGCTCCCCTCGCTCGCGCCGCTGCTGGCGCGGTGGCTGCCCCGGCAGCGGTGGTTCGCCGGAAAGGGGCGCCCGATCACCGGCTTCGCACTCGTCTCGGCGGCCGAGCTGCTGCCGTGCGCGGCCGGCGGGGCCACCCCCGGCCTGCTGCACCTCCTGGTCCGGGCCGAGCAGCCCGGCACCCCGGCGGGCGGCCCGGGCGCCGACTGCTACCAGATCCTGCTGGGCGTGCGCTCCACCCTCCCGCCGCTGCTCGCGCCCGCGCTGGTGGGGCGGCCGACCGGCGGGCCGCTGGACGGGCAGACGGTCTACGAGGCGCTGTACGACCCGCGGCTCGCCACCCTGCTGCTGGAGCGGCTGCGGGTGCCGGGCCGGCTCGGCCCGCTCCGCTTCGCCCGCGAGCCGGCCACCAGCATGCCCTCGGTGCTCACCCCGCGGCTGATCACAGCCGAGCAGTCCAACTCCTCGGTGGTCTACGGGGAGGCGTACATCCTCAAGATCTTTCGCCGGGTGAGCCCGGGGGTCAACCCGGACCTGGAGCTGCCGCTGGCCCTGGCCCGCACCGGCTGTGCCCGCGTGCCCTCGCCCACCGCCTGGTTCGAGACCGTCCCGGCCGGCGCCGACAGCGCGCCCTTCACCCTCGGGGTCCTCCAGCCGTACCTCGCCGGCTCCACCGACGGCTGGCAGCTGGCGCTGCGCGCGCTGGCCCGGCACGCCGACTTCGCGCCCGCGGCGCACGCGCTGGGCCGGGCCACCGCCGAGGTGCACCTGGCGATGGCGCAGGCGCTGCCCACGGTCATACTGCGCCGCCCGCAGATCGACACGCTGGTGGCCGCCATGACCGAGCGGCTCAACGCGGCCGCGTCCGCCGTGCCCGCCCTGCACCCCTACCGTGCCGCGCTGCGCGCCGCGTTCGACGACCTGGCGGGCCTGGGCCGCGCGGGGCACTGCTGGGCGGCCCAGCGCATCCACGGGGACCTGCACCTGGGCCAGGTGCTGCGGGCGGCGGACGACGGGCCGTGGTCGCTGATCGACTTCGAGGGCGAGCCCAGCCGCCCGCTCGCCGAACGCCGCCGCCCGCAGCCCGCGGTGCGGGACGTCGCCGGCATGCTGCGGTCCTTCGACTACGCCGCCGCGGTCGCCAGCCGGACCCGCGCGGCCGAGCAGGGCGGGGGTGCGGCCACCGCCCCGCGGACCGGGTCGCGGACGGGCGGCGGCGGGACCGGGGAGCCGGGCGGACGCGGCGACGCGCCGGCCGCGGAGTGGGCGCTGCGCACCCGCGCGGCGTTCTGCGCGGGCTACGCCCAGGCGTCCGGCGCCGACCCGCGCGACGCGCCCGAGCTGCTGCGCGCGTACGAGACCGACAAGGCGATCTACGAGGTGCTCTACGAGGCCCGGCACCGCCCCGACTGGCTCTCCGTCCCGATGTCCGCCATCCGCCGCCTGGCCGGCGTCCCCCGGACCGCGCGCGGCACCTGA
- the glgB gene encoding 1,4-alpha-glucan branching enzyme — MAEPAPTDGSQGVRPAPPLDAGERERLLAGAHHDPHAVLGAHLVGGGVCFRVLRPFARSVVISAKGLRARLRSEGDGLFSGVLPLREIPDYRLLVAYDGDELELQDPYRFLPALGEVDLHLIGEGRHERLWQALGAHPMTHQQVTGVRFTVWAPNARGVRVVGDFSYWNGTAFPMRSLGRCGVWELFLPGVAEGALYKFEIVGPDGSRTLRADPMARRTECPPATASVVHTSYHRWRDEEWMARRAGFRPHESPFSVYEVHLPSWRPGLTYRQLAEQLPGYVKDLGFTHVEFLPVAEHPFGGSWGYQVTGFYAPTARLGTPDDFKYLVDALHRADIGVLIDWVPAHFPRDDWALAAFDGTPLYEHADPRRAAHPDWGTLVFDYGRTEVRNFLVANAVYWCEEFHIDGLRVDAVASMLYLDYSREAGEWTPNEHGGREDLDAVSFLQEMNATVYRRCPGVVTIAEESTAWDGVTRATHHVGASGFGGLGFGLKWNMGWMHDSLDYMTHEPVHRKYHHHEMTFSMVYAYSENYVLPISHDEVVHGKRALVSKMPGDWWQRRANHRAYLGFMWAHPGKQLLFMGQEFAQGAEWSESHGPDWWLLDPSYSAEPDHRGVRDLVRELNHHYLGEPALWQRDIVPEGFRWIDGDAADDNVFAFVRFAADGSPLIAVSNFSPVVRHEYRIGVPDGFPLWREVLNTDSPRFGGSGVGNPDPLKTDPTPWHGCHSSILPVLPPLATVWLKPV; from the coding sequence GTGGCCGAACCGGCGCCCACCGACGGCAGCCAGGGGGTGCGGCCGGCGCCACCGCTGGACGCCGGGGAGCGGGAGCGGCTGCTGGCCGGCGCGCACCACGACCCGCACGCCGTGCTGGGCGCGCACCTGGTGGGCGGCGGGGTCTGCTTCCGGGTGCTGCGCCCGTTCGCCCGGTCGGTCGTGATCAGCGCCAAGGGGCTGCGGGCGCGGCTGCGCTCGGAGGGCGACGGGCTGTTCTCCGGGGTGCTGCCGCTGCGCGAGATCCCCGACTACCGGCTGCTGGTGGCGTACGACGGCGACGAACTGGAGCTCCAGGACCCGTACCGCTTCCTGCCCGCCCTGGGCGAGGTGGACCTGCATCTGATCGGCGAGGGCCGGCACGAGCGGCTGTGGCAGGCGCTGGGGGCGCACCCCATGACGCACCAGCAGGTCACCGGGGTGCGCTTCACCGTCTGGGCACCGAACGCGCGTGGCGTGCGGGTGGTGGGCGACTTCAGCTACTGGAACGGCACCGCGTTCCCGATGCGGTCGCTGGGGCGCTGCGGGGTGTGGGAGCTCTTCCTCCCGGGGGTGGCCGAGGGGGCGCTGTACAAGTTCGAGATCGTCGGCCCCGACGGCAGCCGCACGCTGCGCGCCGACCCGATGGCGCGGCGCACCGAGTGCCCGCCGGCGACCGCCTCGGTGGTGCACACCTCGTACCACCGCTGGCGCGACGAGGAGTGGATGGCGCGCCGGGCCGGGTTCCGCCCGCACGAGTCGCCCTTCTCGGTCTACGAGGTGCACCTGCCCTCCTGGCGGCCGGGGCTGACCTACCGCCAGCTGGCCGAGCAGCTGCCCGGCTATGTGAAGGACCTCGGCTTCACCCATGTGGAGTTCCTGCCGGTGGCCGAGCACCCGTTCGGCGGCTCCTGGGGCTACCAGGTCACGGGCTTCTACGCGCCGACCGCCCGGCTGGGCACTCCCGACGACTTCAAGTACCTCGTGGACGCGCTGCACCGGGCGGACATCGGGGTGCTGATCGACTGGGTGCCCGCGCACTTCCCCCGGGACGACTGGGCGCTGGCCGCGTTCGACGGCACACCGCTGTACGAGCACGCCGACCCACGGCGCGCCGCGCACCCCGACTGGGGGACCCTGGTCTTCGACTACGGCCGCACCGAGGTGCGGAACTTCCTGGTCGCCAACGCGGTCTACTGGTGCGAGGAGTTCCACATCGACGGGCTGCGGGTGGACGCGGTCGCCTCGATGCTCTATCTGGACTACTCGCGCGAGGCGGGCGAGTGGACGCCGAACGAGCACGGTGGCCGCGAGGACCTGGACGCCGTCTCCTTCCTCCAGGAGATGAACGCCACGGTCTACCGGCGCTGCCCGGGCGTGGTGACCATCGCCGAGGAGTCCACGGCCTGGGACGGGGTGACCCGGGCCACCCACCACGTCGGCGCCAGCGGCTTCGGCGGCCTCGGCTTCGGGCTGAAGTGGAACATGGGCTGGATGCACGACTCGCTCGACTACATGACCCACGAGCCGGTGCACCGCAAGTACCACCACCACGAGATGACCTTCTCGATGGTCTACGCGTACAGCGAGAACTACGTGCTGCCGATCTCGCACGACGAGGTGGTGCACGGCAAGCGGGCGCTGGTCTCCAAGATGCCCGGGGACTGGTGGCAGCGGCGCGCGAACCACCGCGCCTACCTGGGCTTCATGTGGGCCCACCCGGGCAAGCAACTGCTCTTCATGGGGCAGGAGTTCGCGCAGGGCGCCGAGTGGTCCGAGAGCCACGGCCCCGACTGGTGGCTGCTGGACCCCTCGTACTCCGCGGAGCCGGACCACCGGGGCGTGCGCGACCTGGTCCGCGAGCTCAACCACCACTACCTGGGCGAACCCGCGCTCTGGCAGCGGGACATCGTCCCCGAGGGCTTCCGCTGGATCGACGGCGACGCCGCCGACGACAACGTCTTCGCGTTCGTCCGCTTCGCCGCCGACGGCTCCCCGCTGATCGCCGTCAGCAACTTCTCCCCCGTGGTGCGCCACGAGTATCGCATCGGCGTCCCCGACGGGTTCCCGCTCTGGCGGGAGGTCCTCAACACCGACAGCCCCCGCTTCGGCGGCAGCGGCGTCGGCAACCCCGACCCCCTGAAGACGGACCCCACCCCCTGGCACGGCTGCCACAGCAGCATCCTGCCGGTGCTGCCGCCGCTGGCCACGGTGTGGCTGAAGCCGGTCTGA